The following are from one region of the Pseudohongiella spirulinae genome:
- a CDS encoding DUF1653 domain-containing protein, producing MQTLTTGTYRHYKGPLYDVIGVARHSETEELLVVYRPQYGERGLWVRPLSMFTEQVTVDGRQVPRFARIDDGQ from the coding sequence ATGCAGACACTGACAACAGGCACTTACCGCCACTATAAGGGCCCGCTTTATGATGTAATTGGCGTGGCTCGCCATAGCGAGACCGAAGAGCTACTGGTGGTGTATCGACCGCAATACGGCGAGCGTGGTCTGTGGGTGCGCCCCCTCAGCATGTTCACTGAGCAGGTCACGGTCGATGGCAGGCAGGTGCCGCGTTTTGCGCGGATTGACGACGGGCAATAA
- a CDS encoding mechanosensitive ion channel family protein, which yields MEDEIQQMTAIYEMIVTYLVTYSFQIIGAVIVLLIGILIARKVSNFVLKLCERKKLDITLSRFAANTVKILIIVMVAVIALGQLGISVTPMVAAIGALGLGAGLAVQGLLSNYGAGLNIILARPFVLGDTIEVNGVKGVVREIHLAYTLLADEDNVQILVPNRHIVGEIIHNSQADSLVELTVGIAYHCQPEQAIEVIRKALSSVPGISHVRQPLIGIHQFGDSSIDIGIRLWALTERLYESRYSTNLAIHRALAEAGIEIPFPQRDVRISNSVGTPSGKD from the coding sequence GTGGAAGACGAAATTCAGCAAATGACTGCTATTTACGAGATGATCGTGACATATCTCGTTACTTACAGCTTTCAGATTATCGGCGCCGTCATTGTCCTGCTGATCGGCATCCTTATCGCCCGCAAGGTCAGCAACTTTGTGCTGAAGTTGTGTGAGAGAAAGAAACTGGACATCACTCTCAGCCGATTTGCAGCCAATACTGTCAAGATTCTCATCATCGTGATGGTGGCCGTGATCGCCCTGGGCCAGCTGGGCATCAGCGTGACCCCCATGGTCGCCGCCATCGGTGCCCTGGGTCTGGGCGCCGGCCTCGCCGTGCAAGGCCTGCTGTCCAACTATGGCGCCGGGCTCAATATCATTCTTGCGCGCCCCTTTGTGCTGGGCGATACCATCGAGGTGAATGGCGTTAAAGGTGTGGTCCGCGAGATCCACCTGGCCTACACCCTGCTGGCTGACGAGGACAACGTGCAGATTCTGGTACCCAACCGTCATATCGTCGGCGAAATCATCCACAACTCTCAGGCCGACAGCCTGGTGGAACTGACGGTGGGCATCGCCTATCACTGCCAGCCCGAGCAGGCGATTGAAGTCATTCGCAAAGCACTGTCCTCAGTGCCCGGCATCAGCCACGTACGCCAGCCACTGATTGGCATTCATCAGTTTGGCGACAGCAGCATCGATATTGGCATCCGCCTGTGGGCGCTGACCGAGCGCCTGTATGAGAGTCGCTACAGCACCAACTTGGCGATTCACCGGGCGCTGGCCGAGGCGGGCATTGAAATCCCCTTCCCTCAGCGCGATGTTCGCATAAGCAATAGCGTCGGCACTCCGTCCGGGAAAGATTGA
- a CDS encoding peptide ABC transporter substrate-binding protein: protein MKHKDPSGFTQAVGDNMTRAAGRQLALYAVVVVAGLVLVMFLLNAIAGLTSSAAGMSRQAVDVESNIITSYLRDEPPQMNSMLATDAISGMVLAHVNEGLLRYDEYGELVGGVAERWQLDGNTMTFWLRDNARWNNGETVTAHDFEFAWKNLLSPDLGSQYAFILYPILNAEKANNGEVPLDEVGVEALDDHTLVVTLETPIAYFDRMVAFVTYLPVNEEFYRQTNGRYGADADQMLYNGPFMMTSWVHGASLQIRKNPYYWDADRIKLNGVDFAHMTSDANTLLNLFKDGQIVMADLNSEMLEEALFQGWQLERFMEGTVFYIEFNHRDGRLTRNRNLRMALQLAQDSGELVNRVIKLPGYLPGESLFPTWLQGVEDTLREEFPAPVYSRDVALAREYLQKAMDELGLSEPPTLTLLTGDTPTARMQAEYYQEVFGRNLGINIVIDAQIFRQRLDKMTQGEFDMVMAGWGPDYNDPLTFGDLFASWNLNNRGRYANDELDASVRIAQSSLDTRERMQAFANIQRVMHEDVVIIPNYERGYVYVKNPQVQGVLRRVIGAETDFTYAWIEPERE, encoded by the coding sequence ATGAAGCACAAAGATCCCTCAGGATTTACGCAGGCTGTGGGCGACAATATGACCCGTGCAGCCGGCCGACAGCTCGCGCTGTATGCGGTTGTCGTGGTGGCGGGATTGGTGCTAGTGATGTTCCTGTTGAACGCGATCGCCGGACTGACCAGCAGTGCAGCCGGTATGTCACGACAGGCGGTGGACGTTGAGAGCAACATCATCACTTCTTATCTGCGTGATGAGCCGCCGCAGATGAACAGCATGCTGGCCACCGATGCCATCAGTGGCATGGTGCTGGCACATGTCAATGAAGGTCTGCTGCGCTACGATGAATACGGTGAGCTGGTAGGCGGCGTGGCCGAACGCTGGCAACTGGATGGCAACACCATGACCTTCTGGCTGCGCGATAACGCGCGCTGGAACAACGGCGAGACGGTCACCGCTCACGATTTTGAATTCGCCTGGAAGAATCTTCTTTCCCCTGATCTCGGTTCGCAATACGCTTTTATTCTCTATCCCATTCTGAATGCCGAAAAGGCTAACAACGGCGAGGTGCCGTTGGATGAGGTGGGTGTGGAGGCCCTGGACGATCACACGCTGGTGGTGACGCTGGAAACACCGATAGCCTATTTTGACCGCATGGTGGCTTTTGTGACCTACCTGCCGGTCAATGAGGAGTTTTACCGCCAGACCAACGGTCGCTACGGCGCTGATGCCGATCAGATGTTGTACAACGGTCCCTTCATGATGACCAGTTGGGTGCACGGTGCCAGCCTGCAGATTCGCAAGAACCCCTATTACTGGGATGCTGACCGCATCAAGCTGAATGGGGTTGACTTTGCACACATGACCTCTGATGCCAATACGCTGCTCAACCTGTTTAAGGATGGGCAGATTGTGATGGCCGACCTGAATTCGGAGATGCTGGAGGAGGCCTTGTTTCAGGGTTGGCAGCTTGAGCGCTTTATGGAGGGCACTGTCTTTTATATCGAGTTTAATCACCGTGATGGCCGTCTGACCCGGAATCGTAATTTGCGCATGGCTTTGCAACTGGCGCAGGATTCCGGGGAGTTGGTCAATCGTGTGATCAAGTTGCCCGGCTACCTGCCGGGTGAAAGCCTGTTTCCGACCTGGCTGCAGGGGGTTGAAGATACCCTTCGAGAGGAGTTTCCGGCGCCGGTGTATTCAAGGGATGTGGCACTGGCGCGCGAGTACCTGCAAAAGGCCATGGATGAGCTGGGATTGAGCGAGCCGCCAACCTTGACTTTACTGACTGGAGATACACCCACTGCGCGTATGCAGGCTGAATACTATCAGGAGGTCTTTGGGCGCAACCTGGGCATCAATATAGTGATCGACGCGCAAATCTTCAGGCAGCGTCTGGACAAGATGACCCAGGGCGAATTTGACATGGTGATGGCGGGCTGGGGTCCGGATTACAACGACCCGCTGACCTTTGGCGACCTGTTTGCCTCCTGGAACCTCAATAACCGTGGACGCTACGCCAACGATGAGCTCGATGCCAGTGTGCGTATTGCCCAGAGTTCATTGGATACCCGCGAACGTATGCAGGCCTTTGCCAATATCCAGCGCGTCATGCATGAAGATGTGGTCATTATCCCCAATTACGAGCGTGGATATGTGTATGTGAAAAACCCGCAAGTGCAGGGTGTGCTGCGCCGGGTGATCGGGGCGGAAACCGACTTTACCTACGCCTGGATAGAGCCGGAGAGGGAGTAA
- a CDS encoding ABC transporter permease yields the protein MWMYTFKRLIQGVITVWFIATATFFGMHNVPGDPLSGERAANETIRANLEARYGLDRPLIEQYGIFMRNMLRGDFGISYTQQNREVNDIIREHFPVSATLGVLAVLFAALGGILWGALTALYRNRLPDYIIMFLVILGISVPSFVFAGIGQLTLVNLNDALGFSVLPVAGWGTVAHMLLPALVLGLGTMAYMTRLMRSSMLEVMSSDYIRTAKAKGLSPTRIFTRHQLRNAVLPVITVLGPAIAAITTGGFVVELVFAIPGLGRYFVQAVQQLDYTVIMGTTVFYGSFLVFMVIVVDLVYGWIDPRVRLQ from the coding sequence ATGTGGATGTATACCTTCAAACGGCTTATTCAGGGCGTTATCACTGTCTGGTTTATCGCCACGGCAACGTTTTTCGGCATGCACAATGTGCCGGGCGATCCGCTGTCGGGCGAGCGGGCAGCCAATGAAACCATCCGCGCCAATCTGGAAGCACGCTACGGTCTGGACCGGCCCTTGATAGAACAGTACGGCATCTTTATGCGTAACATGTTGCGCGGCGATTTCGGTATTTCTTACACGCAGCAAAACCGTGAGGTCAACGATATTATCCGGGAGCACTTTCCGGTATCTGCCACACTGGGCGTGCTGGCGGTTCTGTTTGCAGCGCTGGGCGGCATTTTGTGGGGCGCGCTGACGGCGCTGTACCGCAACCGCCTGCCGGATTACATCATCATGTTTCTGGTCATTCTGGGTATTTCGGTACCCAGTTTTGTATTCGCCGGTATTGGGCAGCTCACATTGGTTAATCTGAATGATGCCCTGGGTTTCTCGGTGCTGCCGGTGGCCGGCTGGGGCACAGTGGCGCATATGCTGCTGCCGGCACTGGTGCTGGGTCTGGGCACCATGGCCTATATGACCCGCCTGATGCGCTCCTCCATGCTGGAGGTCATGAGCTCCGATTATATCCGCACCGCCAAGGCCAAAGGCCTGTCACCCACCCGAATCTTTACCCGCCATCAGCTCCGCAATGCGGTATTGCCAGTTATCACCGTATTGGGGCCGGCGATTGCCGCCATCACTACCGGCGGCTTTGTGGTTGAGCTGGTGTTTGCCATCCCGGGGCTGGGACGCTATTTCGTGCAGGCCGTGCAGCAACTGGATTACACCGTGATCATGGGAACCACCGTGTTTTATGGCTCATTTCTGGTGTTTATGGTGATTGTGGTAGATCTGGTGTACGGCTGGATTGATCCGCGTGTGCGCTTGCAGTGA
- a CDS encoding ABC transporter permease, which yields MATNKTIRTLRPADFEPLGDQSSAPLLVRPSRSYWQDAWGRLKANKRALVSLYIIIALMIFTFIGPLVWRVDPALQDIDQISIAPGADRRAIVVEPFEAWDGLSGAEGSGFRLVGEPTTQSVRLKWDVMPAAEAYRLYRNIYPPQSLFALGLPLLETNNNQQTAYEDRLDLSPKTYYYSIAALDELGQLTGDYDTLTADVTRVITVNEVRSRGLVENPDALQPGDQVMLKWHPLGTDYLGRDMLARLMAGARVSLFIGLLAPLMFVTFGVLYGATAGFLSGRVDSVMMRFADFVVALPFLLFMILFQVVFGIGPGESGIIPMLIALVILSWPATARLVRGQILQIREEAYVSAARLLGASHNYLILRHMIPNTLGVILVTLTFAVPTAIFTEAFLSFIGMGVAPPTASWGSMSNEGLKTMLTHPHELIFPALMISITVLAFNLLGDGLRDALDAKMRSSE from the coding sequence ATGGCAACCAATAAGACAATCAGGACCTTGCGTCCGGCCGATTTCGAACCTCTGGGCGATCAGTCATCGGCCCCGTTGCTGGTGCGCCCGTCGCGCTCTTACTGGCAGGATGCCTGGGGGCGGCTGAAGGCCAACAAGCGTGCTCTGGTTTCGCTCTATATTATCATCGCGCTGATGATATTTACCTTTATCGGTCCGCTGGTCTGGCGGGTGGATCCTGCTTTACAGGATATTGATCAGATCAGTATCGCCCCCGGTGCTGATCGTCGTGCCATCGTGGTCGAACCTTTTGAGGCCTGGGACGGATTAAGCGGGGCTGAGGGCAGCGGTTTTCGGCTGGTCGGTGAGCCCACCACGCAGAGCGTGCGCCTGAAGTGGGATGTGATGCCCGCCGCCGAGGCCTACCGCTTGTACCGCAATATCTATCCGCCGCAAAGTCTGTTTGCCCTGGGTCTGCCGCTGTTGGAGACCAACAATAATCAACAGACGGCCTATGAAGATCGTCTGGACCTGAGTCCCAAAACTTACTATTACTCGATCGCCGCGTTGGATGAGCTGGGGCAATTGACAGGCGACTACGACACACTGACGGCGGATGTTACGCGGGTGATTACGGTCAACGAAGTCCGTAGCCGCGGGCTGGTGGAAAATCCCGATGCCCTGCAGCCAGGCGATCAGGTGATGCTCAAATGGCATCCGCTGGGTACCGATTACCTGGGTCGCGATATGCTGGCGCGGCTGATGGCCGGGGCGCGCGTGTCGCTATTCATCGGTTTGCTGGCACCGCTGATGTTTGTCACTTTTGGCGTGTTGTATGGTGCGACCGCCGGTTTTCTGAGTGGTCGTGTCGATTCGGTGATGATGCGCTTTGCTGATTTTGTGGTGGCGCTGCCCTTCCTGCTGTTCATGATTCTGTTTCAGGTGGTATTCGGCATTGGTCCGGGTGAAAGTGGCATTATTCCCATGCTCATTGCGCTGGTGATTCTGTCCTGGCCGGCCACAGCGCGCCTGGTTCGCGGGCAGATTCTGCAGATCCGTGAAGAAGCCTATGTCAGTGCTGCACGGCTGCTGGGCGCCTCGCATAATTACCTGATTCTGCGACATATGATCCCCAATACCCTGGGCGTGATTCTGGTGACTCTGACCTTTGCGGTGCCCACTGCCATCTTTACCGAAGCTTTTCTGTCCTTTATTGGCATGGGTGTAGCGCCACCCACCGCGTCCTGGGGCAGCATGAGCAATGAAGGCCTGAAGACCATGTTGACGCACCCGCATGAACTGATTTTTCCGGCACTGATGATCAGCATCACGGTGCTGGCCTTTAATCTGCTGGGTGATGGTCTGCGTGACGCGCTGGATGCCAAGATGAGGAGTAGCGAATGA
- a CDS encoding ABC transporter ATP-binding protein, which translates to MSALLSVENLRVEFATYGGTVHAVRGVSFSVDAGETLAIVGESGCGKSVTMQAVMGLIPMPPGRITSGSAKLRGKDFLGLSKLDGKAICGDEIGMIFQDPMSSLNPTMPIGDQIAETLEVHRGYSRAEAFKQAIQLLELVKIPEAAKRAKQYPFEFSGGMLQRAMIAVAIACKPAVLIADEPTTALDVTIQAQILDLMKEIQQETGMAIILITHDLAVVARMADKVSVMYAGQVVESASVDDLFYKSGHPYTLGLKQAMPSKESDAEHQLQPIPGSPPDLFSPPAGCAYCARCQFAMQVCQRDDPPKFALSDSHFARCWLQHPQFSGSPQGLYRAPQEQGADV; encoded by the coding sequence ATGAGCGCCCTGTTAAGTGTGGAGAACCTGCGGGTTGAGTTTGCCACCTACGGGGGCACTGTGCATGCCGTGCGTGGGGTCAGCTTCAGCGTGGATGCGGGCGAGACCCTGGCCATTGTGGGCGAATCGGGCTGCGGCAAATCAGTCACCATGCAGGCAGTGATGGGCCTGATCCCCATGCCCCCGGGACGCATCACCTCCGGTTCCGCCAAGCTGCGAGGCAAGGATTTCCTGGGTCTCTCCAAGCTTGATGGCAAGGCTATTTGCGGCGATGAGATTGGTATGATCTTTCAGGACCCAATGTCATCTTTAAACCCGACCATGCCCATCGGTGATCAGATTGCTGAAACGCTGGAAGTGCATCGTGGCTATTCGCGCGCAGAGGCATTTAAACAGGCCATTCAACTGCTGGAGCTGGTTAAAATTCCGGAGGCCGCCAAGCGCGCGAAGCAATATCCCTTTGAGTTTTCCGGCGGCATGTTGCAGCGCGCCATGATTGCGGTGGCTATCGCCTGTAAGCCCGCCGTGCTGATTGCTGATGAACCCACCACGGCGCTGGATGTGACCATTCAGGCGCAGATCCTGGATCTGATGAAGGAGATTCAGCAGGAAACCGGTATGGCCATTATCCTGATCACGCATGATCTGGCGGTGGTTGCCCGCATGGCCGACAAAGTGTCAGTGATGTATGCCGGGCAGGTGGTGGAATCTGCCAGCGTGGACGATCTCTTCTACAAGTCAGGTCATCCGTATACCCTGGGCCTGAAACAGGCCATGCCCAGTAAAGAATCAGATGCTGAGCATCAGCTACAACCAATTCCCGGCAGTCCGCCCGACCTGTTTTCGCCGCCAGCCGGTTGCGCCTATTGCGCCCGCTGCCAGTTTGCCATGCAGGTCTGCCAGCGTGATGATCCGCCGAAATTTGCACTGAGTGACAGCCATTTTGCCCGTTGCTGGTTGCAGCATCCGCAGTTCAGTGGTTCCCCGCAGGGTCTTTATCGGGCGCCGCAAGAGCAGGGAGCAGATGTATGA
- a CDS encoding ABC transporter ATP-binding protein, producing the protein MSETGMQEALITLDKLTKYFEIGRGQRVHAVDDISFSIKEGETLGLVGESGSGKSSLGKTLMGLHDKTSGTVTYRGETLPAHYKAADFKRMASRMQMIFQDPYSSLNPRMTVGEIIAEGLRSRNLDKADTQQLVGEWLERVGLNAAHASRYPHEFSGGQRQRIGIARALILEPEFVVCDEPISALDVSVQAQVVNLLNDLKTSMGLTMLFIAHDLSMVRYISDRMAVMYLGSLVELGPAADVYFSPRHPYTEVLIASNPEPDPATERERPSTAIQGEIPSPVNVPAGCRFAGRCPKVMQVCREQTPELIPLVNEDRLVACHLYQQ; encoded by the coding sequence ATGAGTGAGACAGGCATGCAAGAGGCATTGATCACCCTCGACAAGCTCACCAAATATTTTGAGATCGGTCGTGGTCAGCGCGTACATGCCGTCGACGACATCAGCTTCAGCATCAAGGAAGGTGAAACGCTGGGGCTGGTGGGTGAAAGCGGCTCCGGCAAGTCTTCGCTGGGTAAAACCCTGATGGGACTGCACGACAAAACATCCGGCACAGTGACCTACCGCGGAGAAACGCTGCCCGCTCATTACAAGGCGGCAGATTTCAAGCGCATGGCCAGCCGCATGCAGATGATTTTTCAGGATCCCTATTCCTCGCTGAATCCGCGAATGACAGTCGGCGAAATCATTGCCGAGGGGCTGCGCAGCAGGAACCTGGACAAAGCTGATACCCAGCAACTGGTGGGCGAATGGCTGGAACGAGTGGGGCTGAATGCCGCGCATGCCTCACGCTATCCGCATGAGTTCTCCGGGGGGCAACGCCAGCGCATCGGCATCGCCAGAGCCCTGATTCTGGAGCCGGAGTTTGTGGTCTGCGACGAGCCGATTTCGGCGCTGGATGTATCCGTGCAGGCGCAGGTAGTAAATCTATTGAATGACCTGAAAACATCCATGGGATTGACCATGCTGTTTATCGCCCACGATCTGTCCATGGTGCGTTATATCAGCGATCGTATGGCAGTGATGTATCTGGGGTCTCTGGTAGAATTGGGACCGGCGGCAGATGTCTACTTTAGCCCGCGCCACCCTTACACCGAAGTGCTGATTGCTTCTAATCCGGAGCCGGATCCTGCGACTGAGCGCGAGCGACCCTCGACCGCGATTCAGGGCGAAATTCCCAGCCCTGTTAATGTGCCCGCCGGCTGCCGGTTTGCCGGGCGTTGTCCGAAAGTGATGCAGGTCTGTCGTGAACAAACGCCGGAACTGATACCCTTGGTGAACGAAGACCGGCTGGTGGCCTGTCACTTATATCAACAGTAG
- a CDS encoding ABC transporter permease: protein MRDYFLRRLLLIPPTLIGVTIIVFVITRLVPGGPLERAIMETQQMSAMGGSSMQAGQGMALSQAQIDRLREYYGFDKPVLVSYVDWMRKVLTGDLGMSYRYNQPVTEVIASRFPVSLYYGLITLVITYLVCIPLGVLKAIKHRTVVDNVTSILIFIGYAIPGYALGSLLLLYFSVQLEWFPMGGFTSMQFSELSFWGKVGDLVQHSVLPLICYLVGSFALVTLLLKNHLMDNLAADYIRTAIAKGVSFRKAVTGHAMRNSMIPIATTFGQNITLLVSGSFLIETIFDIDGFGLLGLNAILDRDYPVVMGVVLLASLLLLIGNILSDILVALVDPRIRFN from the coding sequence ATGCGCGATTATTTTTTACGCCGATTACTGCTGATCCCTCCGACACTGATAGGTGTCACCATTATCGTATTTGTGATTACCCGTCTGGTACCTGGTGGTCCACTGGAGCGTGCCATTATGGAGACCCAGCAGATGTCGGCTATGGGCGGCAGTTCCATGCAGGCGGGTCAGGGCATGGCTTTGTCGCAGGCGCAGATCGACCGGCTCAGGGAATATTACGGCTTTGATAAGCCGGTGCTGGTCAGTTATGTGGACTGGATGCGCAAGGTGCTGACCGGCGATCTCGGCATGTCGTATCGCTATAATCAGCCGGTAACCGAGGTGATCGCGAGTCGTTTTCCGGTTTCTCTTTATTATGGTCTGATAACGCTGGTGATCACCTACCTGGTGTGTATACCGCTGGGAGTGCTGAAGGCCATCAAACACCGCACGGTGGTGGATAACGTCACCTCCATTCTCATTTTTATTGGTTATGCCATTCCCGGTTATGCGCTGGGTTCTTTGCTGTTGCTATACTTTTCTGTGCAACTGGAATGGTTCCCGATGGGCGGGTTTACCAGCATGCAATTCAGTGAACTGTCCTTCTGGGGCAAGGTGGGCGACCTGGTGCAGCACTCGGTGTTGCCATTGATCTGCTATCTGGTGGGCAGTTTTGCGCTGGTGACCCTGCTGCTGAAGAATCATCTGATGGATAACCTGGCGGCTGACTATATCCGCACAGCGATAGCCAAGGGTGTGTCCTTCCGTAAGGCAGTCACCGGCCACGCCATGCGCAATTCCATGATTCCGATTGCCACCACTTTTGGTCAGAATATTACGCTGCTGGTATCCGGCTCATTTCTCATCGAGACTATTTTTGATATCGACGGATTTGGTCTGCTGGGTCTGAATGCCATTCTGGATCGTGATTACCCGGTGGTGATGGGCGTGGTTCTGCTGGCCAGTCTGTTGTTGTTGATCGGCAATATTCTGTCTGACATTCTGGTTGCGCTGGTGGACCCGCGCATTCGATTCAATTAG
- a CDS encoding ABC transporter permease, whose protein sequence is MFKLNPETQKKLRRFREIKRGYYSFLILMFLVFLFMIGELLINNRALIVKYEGEYYFPTYTAFHPGTDFGLNYTYETNYRELKQIFEEQGGDNWVLLPLVPYSANENHSTTGIFRPEAPSAEYQHYLGTDTTSRDILARLFYGTRTAIFFAIAFTLSVYFIGIAVGAAMGYFGGMFDLLFQRAIEIWSNIPFLYMVIIIFSVIPATFSVLTRIIILLVVMVMFSWTSMTYYMRTETYKQKARDYVASARIIGASNTRIIFKHILPNVLATLVTFMPFTVISAITAITALDFLGFGLPPPTPSLGELLKQGTSNLRTAPWIVTSAFSTLVILLTLVTFIGEAIRESFDPKKFTVYK, encoded by the coding sequence ATGTTCAAACTCAATCCGGAAACTCAGAAAAAACTGCGCCGCTTCCGCGAGATCAAGCGGGGTTATTACAGCTTTCTGATTTTGATGTTTCTTGTCTTTCTGTTCATGATTGGTGAGCTGCTGATCAATAACCGGGCGCTGATCGTCAAATATGAGGGTGAGTATTACTTTCCAACCTACACGGCCTTTCACCCGGGCACTGATTTCGGACTGAATTACACCTATGAAACCAACTACCGGGAGCTGAAACAGATCTTTGAAGAGCAGGGCGGCGACAACTGGGTGTTGCTGCCGCTGGTTCCCTACAGTGCCAATGAAAATCATTCTACAACCGGGATCTTCAGACCGGAGGCACCGTCTGCCGAGTATCAGCATTATCTGGGTACCGATACCACCAGCCGCGACATTCTGGCGCGACTGTTTTATGGCACCCGCACAGCCATATTTTTTGCCATCGCATTTACGCTTTCTGTCTATTTCATTGGCATAGCGGTGGGTGCTGCCATGGGCTATTTCGGTGGTATGTTTGATTTGCTGTTCCAGCGCGCCATCGAGATCTGGAGCAACATCCCTTTTCTGTACATGGTCATCATCATTTTCTCGGTGATACCGGCAACGTTCTCGGTCCTGACGCGCATCATCATACTGCTGGTTGTCATGGTGATGTTCTCCTGGACATCCATGACCTATTACATGCGCACGGAAACCTACAAACAGAAAGCGCGAGACTATGTGGCGTCAGCGCGTATTATCGGCGCGTCCAATACGCGCATTATCTTCAAACACATATTGCCGAATGTGCTGGCGACCCTGGTTACATTTATGCCATTCACGGTGATTTCTGCGATAACGGCGATTACCGCTCTTGATTTTCTGGGCTTCGGTCTGCCGCCGCCCACCCCGAGTCTGGGCGAGCTGTTGAAGCAGGGCACCAGTAACCTGCGCACGGCGCCGTGGATTGTCACCTCAGCGTTCAGTACGCTGGTGATTCTGTTGACTCTGGTAACTTTTATTGGCGAGGCTATCCGTGAGTCATTCGATCCCAAGAAATTCACCGTATACAAATAA